The nucleotide window aattttgaagcaatattttttgttttaaaatatttctcctggaagatTGATTCTAGCTATTAAATGGAGGGAAAGACACGCTttgtgaaaagagaaaggaaagaaactatGGCAAGGGACTACTATCAGTTTAACCAATATCTTACCTTAACACTTCTTACCTTTTTTAGTAGCACAAACATATTTTTCTTCAAGGTGGTGGTGAACCTCATTGCAGTTAGCTGTGATTGATAATGGCAAAGTAAAAGTCCCTCAGTAAGGCTCCTGAAATCTTTAAAGAGATTTCAAAGAAACTTACTCAACTAGAAGTGCTTTCTTCCCCCATTCCTCTTCCCCTAAATTCTTCCTGAAAAATGAACAGGATGGCTAGCATTCTAGCAGCCATCTTGCACCCTCCAAGGTGGAACACATAAAGAACAGCAAGGCCGTCAGAGGAAACCTGGCACATTAATGGTTTCAGGAGAGCCTTCTTTGGGACATTTTCCCCACAAGAGAATGAACCCCTAAACTGTTGAAGTGCTGTAGTTGGCTGTGACAAGTAACCAAATGCAATTCTAAATGGCTGCAGGAACTAACATTTATTTCCCAACTTTTACTCTTGTTCCAAGAATTGTTTAAACTCATAGAACTTCTATGGGTTTAGCTGTACATGAAGATAAAATTGAGGCTGGTCATCTTGGAGGGAATTGTTCTTACTGAAGGtgtattttagatttaaaatgaCAGTATTTGCTAAAGAATGGAATATTCAAGAATGCTGAGATATTTTATTTGAGGAATTGAATGGATAAGTGCACCTTGACTGAGGGAAGTCTGTGAGATCAATTTGAGTTGGCTAACATGAGTTTGATTGTACCCACATTACCCTcaagatacatattaaaatatccaAGAGATGTCAAGCGGGCAGTTGATACATGAAACTGGAGTTCTGGGGTAGACCAGGACAATGAGATATGGGAGATGTTTTACATAGATGATATCAAAATCATGTGATTGTGCAAAATCACAGAGGAATGGTGTATAAatacacaaagaagaaaattaaggaGTGCTCAGTAAGATCAAAGGAAAACTATGAAATACATGTCATACACgccaatggaagaaaaaaaaaagaggaagtggTTAGTTAATCAAATGCTACTGAAAGATCAAGAAATCTAAGAGCAAGTCCTCCTGCACTGTCTGGGCTATGTctgctggtgctggagaagaactCTTCTGATCATCCTCAGGAGCAGTTTCTTCCAATACTGGCTCAGACTTTTCCTCCTGGACTTCAGATACAGGTTCCTGCTCTGGTTCTGGTTCCGGTTCAGGCTCTGGTTCAGCAACAGGTTCTTCTAAATGTTCTTCTAAGTCATTGCTGACAGTTTGATCATAAAAAGTTCCAGAATCATCAGGCACCACCTCAGGTGTCTGCTCTCTttcttcaggctcctctgcttCTTCTTCAGATTCCTCCTGAGGTTCAGTGATAAAGCCACCAAAGACTTCATCTTGGTATCTGAAGACATCGTTGTGAACATAGAACTTATTTGCAACAGATCCCTCAGGAGCAAGGACAAAGGTCTGCATGAATCTCCTCAAAGCCTGGTTGTTATTAGAGAGCAAGCCCATCACCTGGACCACCACACCGTCATTCAGAGTAGCATGAGCATCAATGTGGCGGATCTTAGTGTGGCAATTGGTGAAGCTTTGTGACATCACTTTCCTATGGATTTCTTTCTGTCCATAGACAGCATCTGCTGGCTTTCATTTGAATCCAATCCCCCATGGACATAAGAAGAGTTCTTTCCATAAAACCTGTGTAGCATGTCTGGGGCCTGGTTCAACAGTGTGTAATACTGTCTCACAAATTCCCGTCCGACTGGGCAGGAGCATTGCTCCAAGGCAGTGAATTGCTCTTCACCAGTCTTCAGGCAGCAGTAAAAACTAGCTCCTGCAGAATGATGAATTTCTTCAGCCAACCTTGGTATCTTGGAATATGATCCTAGTCTATCATAAACTGCTTAAGTTTGTACAATTTTACTTTTTGTGTTAATGGTGTGTGCTccttctctcccctgccccccaccttttAGTCCTTCACTTCCAATTTTGTGGAATATTTTaggaaaaatggatttttaaagaaggaaaaaaaagactgaatttctttgctttatttgcaTATAcagactggattttttttttttaacagtttcccCAAAGGAATGTGTCTTGCTTCTTACTGACATTTGGTATGTTTCGTTCATTGGACTATTTCTTACTTACTTTCTATGTATTTCAAAAGCCTGTGAGAATTACAGGATTTGATAAACATTTTGAAGACTGGAGAAACCcaaattgttttcctctttgagaGTCATGACTATCTCTTGGTGTGGAGAAATTGCCATTGGAAAAATTGACAATTTTGATTCTCATTGATGTGGTTAAAAACTGAATAAAAGGTGTTcgagttttcttttaaaacatgatCACAAAACAGTTCTAAACTCTACTGTTTTTGACATTGGAATTTAAATTGTGAGATAGGTTTAAATGTCTAGAATGCAACTGATAAGCTTTTCTTGaactgttagtttttttttttttgaagtagagtttttttcatgtttaatttgtatttgtaaaaaaagaaaaaagaacaaaaaaaatttccaaatctaAGTAACACAAAACCAGAGCAAAACTGTTGTGCCTTCTATTTATCTTTGATTCCAGTCTTGGcaattgtttaaagaaaaaaaaaaaaaaaaagaaatctaagagCAGAAAAATGACCATTTAGATGAAACAATCTAACTGCCATTTCTAACTTTGCTTGGTCTTCATAAGATGGCTgccaagtttcttttcttttttcctttttttaaggtataattgacatgaACCACTGgaaaaatttaaggtgtacaagatgttgatttgatacacatGTATCgcaatgactgtgtgtgtgtgtgctcagtcgtgtccaacactttggggccccacggactgtagcctgccaggctcctctgtccatagaattttccagcaagagtattgaagtgattgccatttcctactccacataGCATTAGTGAACATTTCCATTATGACATAATTATCTTTTCGTGTTGTGATGAGGACATTTAAGTGtggtctcttagcaactttcagtgTGTTAATATAACGTGccatattgttaactatagtcacaatGCTGTGCATTAGATCCCTAGAACTTATTCATATTCTGAGTACAAGTTTGTGCTCTTTGAGCAAGATTTCCCCATATCTCCCAGCCCCCAGGTCCTAATAACCACCATTTCActctctgtttgttttttttttcccccaagattccacatataagtgataatttTGTCAATAAGGTCTTAGTGTAATGGTGACAGAAACCTGCAAGGAATAGATGAAGGAAATAATATCAGG belongs to Bubalus kerabau isolate K-KA32 ecotype Philippines breed swamp buffalo chromosome 9, PCC_UOA_SB_1v2, whole genome shotgun sequence and includes:
- the LOC129619549 gene encoding ras GTPase-activating protein-binding protein 1-like gives rise to the protein MSQSFTNCHTKIRHIDAHATLNDGVVVQVMGLLSNNNQALRRFMQTFVLAPEGSVANKFYVHNDVFRYQDEVFGGFITEPQEESEEEAEEPEEREQTPEVVPDDSGTFYDQTVSNDLEEHLEEPVAEPEPEPEPEPEQEPVSEVQEEKSEPVLEETAPEDDQKSSSPAPADIAQTVQEDLLLDFLIFQ